GGCGCCCTGCGCGTGACGTTCATCAACCACGCCACGGTGCTCTTGCAGCTCGATGGGCTCAACATCCTCACGGATCCCATCTACAGCGAGCGGTGCAGCCCGGTGTCCTTCACGGGACCCAAGCGCGTGCGTCCGCCGGGCATCCGCTTCGAGGACCTGCCGCCCATCGACGCGGTGGTGCTCAGCCACAACCACTATGACCACATGGACGTGGCCACGCTGCTGCGGCTCCAGGAGAAGTTCCCCGCGATGCGCCTGTTCGCGGGACTCGGCAACGGGGCGTTCCTCGAGGGCCGGGGTCTGCGCCAGGTGACCGAGGTGGACTGGTGGCGGGAGTTCCCGCTCACCCCCGAGGTGACGCTGGTGAGCGCGCGCACCCAGCACTTCTCCAACCGGGGAATGACCGACAGCGGGGGCACGCTGTGGACGGGCTACGTCTTCCGGGGGCCGCACGGCGCGACGTACTTCGCGGGGGACACGGGCTGGGGCCGGCAGTTCGCCGAGGCCCGGGAGCGCTACGGGCCCATGCGGCTGGCGGTGCTGCCCATCGGGGCCTACAAGCCCGAGGGTTTCATGTCACCGGTGCACATCTCGCCGCGCGAGGCCGTGCAGGCCAGCGTGGACCTGGGCGCGCGCCACAGCGTGCCCATGCACTACGGGACGTTCCGGCTCGCGGACGATGGAGAGACGGAGCCCCTGTGGGACCTGGCGGGGGCGCTGGCGGAGCGGGGCGCGGACGCCCCCAAGTGGTGGGTGCTCGGCTTCGGAGAGGGCCGGGACGTGCCGCCCTGACCTCCAACGTCTGTACAGGTGCCCGACATTCCAGGTAGGATGGCCCCGACAACGGGAGACACGGACATGAGCGGCACCCCAGGCAAGAAGGGCGACAGGATCGGGCCGTATCGGCTGGGCAGACGCTACCGGGGCACCGACCCGGGCGAGGGCTCCATCCACGAAGCGCACCATGTCGAGACGGGCGCCCCGGCGCTGGTGATCCTCCCGGGCACGAACGAGGACGGACGCCCGCGAAGCGCCTGGAGCGTCCGGGCCGAGGGCTCGCTCCATCCGCCCTACCAGGCCGTGCACGTCGAGCAGCCGCCCCAGGGACGCGCCTCCCTGCATGACTTGACGCTGCTGCTCATCCGGCTCGCGGGCGCCACCGCGCACATCGAGAACCGCAAGGACGCGCACGGGCATTTCTCCCGCGTGCCCGCACACGCCCGCATCCGGCGATGGGTGCTCCACTGGGGACTCTCGGGGGCCGCGGCGGCCATGGCGACTGGACTCGTCCTCTTCCTCTGGCCTCACGCTCGCGAAGCAACGAGGGTGCGGACCACGAGCGAGGACCCCGTCTTCTTCGCCGACAGACAGAACCTCGTGTTTCCCATTGCCTCCTACCCGATGCCGGAAAAGCCCTTCAAGGAACAGCAAAAGCCTCCATGCCTCGAAGAAACGGAGGTGGAAGTCCGGGGCGGCTGCTGGATTGAGCACACGAAGAAGGCGCCCTGCCCGCGCAGCACGGCCGAGTACCAGGGCAAGTGCTACATCCCCGTGAAGAAGCAGCCCCCCCCTCCGAGTTCCCTCCAGCCCTGATGCGCGGGGAGCGGCAGCCGAGCAGGCAACCCCTGTGTGGGGAATGGTCGCTCCTCGTTGGCATCCCCATCCTCGCTGACAGGCGAAGTGGTCGCAGCCACGAGGGTGGACACATGAATCGAAGCGACATGATGACCGCGGCGGGGATGGGGGCGATGGCGGGAATGAGGGCGCTGGGTGCTCCGGCCTTCCTCAGCCAGCACCTGGCCGAAGAGGGAGCGAGCGCGAAGGCGAATCCCGTGGAGCAGTTCCTCGCGTCGTCGACGACGGCCCGTGTCCTGCCAGTGCTCGCGCTGGGCGAGCTGGTGCTGGACAAGCTGCCCGGGATGCCCTCGCGCGTCGTGCCGCCGGTGCTCCTCATGCGGCTCGCCTCCGGGGCCCTGGTGGGAGCGGCCGTGGCCCGGCAGAAGGAGCGGTCCGTGCTGGGGTTCGCCGTGGTGGGCGCGGCGACCGCGTTGGTCACCTCGTTCGCGCTCTACACGGTCCGCCAGTTCGCGCTCCGCAAGCTGCACATCCCCAACATCGTCGCGGGCTTCCTGGAGGACGCGCTCGTCGCGTCGGTGGGCCACCGGCTGACGGCGGTGATGGGATAGGCGCGGGGAGCTGAATGCATTGGCGGCGCGATGGATGACGCGCGACACGAGCCGGAGGGAAACGCTTCGCCCGGGAGGCTCCGACGTCCCATCATGGAGTCCCTGCGCGAGTACGGCCGGGGCATCGCGGGCGGGCTGCTCTTCAGCCTGCCGCTGCTCTACACGATGGAGGTGTGGTGGGCGGGCTTCATCGCCCGGCCCGTCCACCTGCTGTTCTATCTGCTGGGCACCTTCGTGCTGCTGCTCGGCTACAACCGCTATGGCGGCTTCCGGCGGGACGTGAACTGGAGCGAGGTGTTCGCGGACTCGGTGGAGGAGCTGGGGCTGGGACTGCTGGTGTCCACGGCGGTGCTCTTCCTGATTGGCCGCCTCACCGCGGACAGCTCGTGGCCGGAGGTGGTGGGGATGGTGACGGTGGAGGCGGGCACCGTGGCCATCGGCATCTCGGTGGGCAGCGCGCAGTTCGGCGGAGGGGGCGGAGGCGGGGACGAGGGCGGCAAGGAAGGAGACGAGGCGAAGGAGCGTGACGCGGCGGATCACGTGCCCGGCCAGCTCGTCATCGGCTTCTGCGGAGCGGTGCTCTTCGCGGCCAACGTGGCGCCCACGGAGGAGATCGTGATGATCGCCGTGGAGCTGACCCCCGTGCGGCTGCTGGGCACGGCGCTGCTGTCGCTGCTGCTCGGAGGGCTCATCCTGTACCAGCTCGACTTCACGGGAGCACACCGCTTCACGAGGCATCGCCGGCTCGGTGACGTGCTCATGGGCACGGTCATCACCTACGCGCTGGCGCTCGCTTCCGGGGCGCTGGTGCTGTGGTTCTTCGGCCGCTTCGACGGCAATGGGTTGTCCATCTGCGTGGCGCAGGTGGTGGTGCTGGGATTCGCGGGGACGCTCGGCGCCTCCGCGGGAAGGCTGCTCATCCAATCATGACGGCGAAGTGGAACTGGCTGGAGCGGATCGTCTTCGCGGTGAGCTGCGTGCTCGTGGCGGCGGTGCTGGGCTTCATCGCGGTGGACGCATGGACGATGGGCGACACGCCGCCGGACCTGGTGGTCACCGTGGGCACGCCCCTCCAGGGGAGTGGACACTGGCGGGTGCCCATCACGGTGGAGAACCGCGGCGAGGAGACGGCGGAGGAGGTGCGGGTGGGGGTGGACCTGCGCCAGGGGAGCGAGGTGCTCGAGCGCTCCGAGCTCTTCATCTCCTACGTGCCCCGGCACTCCCGGCGGGAGGGCTGGGTGACCTTCCTCCACGAGCCCTCTCCCGCCGACCTGGAAGCGCGGCCGCTCGGTTACGCGAAGCCCTGACCGGGTCGCTCGAGAACAGCCGGACCGGTAGCTCGATTGGACGCGGCAGCGGGTTGCAGGTCGGCTCGCGGCACGGGCCTCACGCGCGCGGAAGCGCGGAGACAAACCTCTCGATGATCGCGGTGACGGCCTCTGGCGCATCCTGACTGACGAGGTGCCCCGCCTCGGGGACGACGTGTTCGGTGATTCCTTCCGCCGCGGCCCACCGCGGCATCGCGGTGGCGATGTTTCCCGTCTCGTCGGCGGAACCCCTGATCAAACAGAGGGGGATTGGAGTCCGGTACGAGGGCTCGGGCGTGACGAATCCGACCGTCGCCTTCAAGACCTCGATGAACTGCGACTTGCTCATCTGCGCGAACGCGCGAATCGCGTCTTCCCGAGCGGCGGACGTCACCGCCGACGCGCGCGCCATGAGAAGCAGAAGTCTCGACTCTGGAACCAACGCGAGTAACGGGGCCGCCAGCTTGAGCAGGAAGCGCTCGGTGGTGGTGAGCGGCCCCGTGTTCCAGGTGGAGTCCATCACGATGAGGGCCCTGTAGGCTCCGGGGCTCCGCCGAACGGCCGCCTGGGAGAGATTGCCACCGAGCGAGAGCCCAGCCAGCACCGGCTTGAACAGTCGCAGGTGCTCGATGAGCGCAAGGAGATCCTGGTGCGCGCGCTCGCCGGTGAAGGGTTCACCGTTCGGCCTGGAGGCCCCGTGTCCGCGCATGTCCCAAACCACCACCCGGTGCCCCGACATCGCGAGCCGATCGTATTGCGCGTCGAACATGTGATGGTCGGCGCCCGCTCCATGAGTGAACACGATCGGTGTTCCGTCTCCTCCGCTGTCCGCATAGCGGAGAAGGCACCCTTCGACACGAAGCCCCTGGCTCAGCATCACCATGGGAGCGGCTCAAGAGCGGCCGAAGATGATGCGCTCGTCGCGCAGCAGGCGGGCCGTCCACCCGAGGAACACCCCGGCGAACGCCATACAGCTCACGAGCCCCAGCACGAAGGGCAGCGGACCCAGGGGCTCACCGCGCATCAGCTCCTGCACCAGCATCTCCTGACCCAGCACCGGCACGGCGAACATCCAGGTCTGGCTCTGCACGGGCGAGAGCACCAGCACCATGCCGGGCAGCGTGGGCAGGAGCGACAACATCTGCATGTACGTCTGCGCTTCCTTGAAGGAGCGCGCGAAGGTGGACAGGAGCATCTGCCCCGCCGAGGCCATCAGCGCCAGGGGCAGCACGCCCGCCCACAGGCCCAGCACCGCGAGCGGATCCAACCGCACCTTCACGCCCAGGTCCTGCAGGGGCACCCGGTTCATCACCAGCAGGAAGGCCACGAGGCACAGCGTCGTCGCCGCGACGGCGAACACCACGGCGGCGAGCCACTTGCCCAACACCAGCGCCTCGCGCCGCACGGGGTTGAGCAGCAGGGACTCCAGCGAGCCGCGCTCGCGCTCGCCGGCCATGGCGTCGATGGCCACGTTCATCCCGCCCGAGAAGGCGGCGAACACGAGGAAGATGGGGATGATGGACAGCAGGCTCGCCGCCAGCCGCTCCGGAGTGGACAGGTCCACCTCCTCCACCTTGAGGGGCGAGGCGAGCTCCGGCGCCACCCCGCGCGCGAGCAGCCGCTGCGCGCCGAGCAATCCCGAGTACCCGTTGAGCAACTGCTGCACCCGGCGGATGGTGGTGCGCGCCTGGTTGCGCGAGTTGTCCATGACGAGGTGCACCTTGGCGGTGCGGCCCGCGGCGAAGTCCTCGCCGTAGCCCTCGGGGATGATGAGCACGGTGTCCAGCTTGCCCGCCTGGATGCGCGCCTCGTAGTCCGCGGGGGGCTCGGTGAGCGTGGCGCCGGAGCGCTCCAGGTAGGCGACGAGGCTCGGGGCATGGGAG
Above is a window of Cystobacter fuscus DNA encoding:
- a CDS encoding DUF4126 family protein produces the protein MNRSDMMTAAGMGAMAGMRALGAPAFLSQHLAEEGASAKANPVEQFLASSTTARVLPVLALGELVLDKLPGMPSRVVPPVLLMRLASGALVGAAVARQKERSVLGFAVVGAATALVTSFALYTVRQFALRKLHIPNIVAGFLEDALVASVGHRLTAVMG
- a CDS encoding MBL fold metallo-hydrolase, whose protein sequence is MTAFAPTHLLSRIGLGVLTLGMAMGAGGCVFAAPTWKGPPSDHFDGRRFFNLEPREQRMGFLDWMRTRRPGPWKDWHDVPHGPPPPERVGRGALRVTFINHATVLLQLDGLNILTDPIYSERCSPVSFTGPKRVRPPGIRFEDLPPIDAVVLSHNHYDHMDVATLLRLQEKFPAMRLFAGLGNGAFLEGRGLRQVTEVDWWREFPLTPEVTLVSARTQHFSNRGMTDSGGTLWTGYVFRGPHGATYFAGDTGWGRQFAEARERYGPMRLAVLPIGAYKPEGFMSPVHISPREAVQASVDLGARHSVPMHYGTFRLADDGETEPLWDLAGALAERGADAPKWWVLGFGEGRDVPP
- a CDS encoding ABC transporter permease, with translation MKSLLSTVFRKEMRDHLRDHRSVWSAVGMTLLGPILFGVMFTVMASWLNKDKPLELPVLGRSHAPSLVAYLERSGATLTEPPADYEARIQAGKLDTVLIIPEGYGEDFAAGRTAKVHLVMDNSRNQARTTIRRVQQLLNGYSGLLGAQRLLARGVAPELASPLKVEEVDLSTPERLAASLLSIIPIFLVFAAFSGGMNVAIDAMAGERERGSLESLLLNPVRREALVLGKWLAAVVFAVAATTLCLVAFLLVMNRVPLQDLGVKVRLDPLAVLGLWAGVLPLALMASAGQMLLSTFARSFKEAQTYMQMLSLLPTLPGMVLVLSPVQSQTWMFAVPVLGQEMLVQELMRGEPLGPLPFVLGLVSCMAFAGVFLGWTARLLRDERIIFGRS
- a CDS encoding alpha/beta fold hydrolase, whose translation is MVMLSQGLRVEGCLLRYADSGGDGTPIVFTHGAGADHHMFDAQYDRLAMSGHRVVVWDMRGHGASRPNGEPFTGERAHQDLLALIEHLRLFKPVLAGLSLGGNLSQAAVRRSPGAYRALIVMDSTWNTGPLTTTERFLLKLAAPLLALVPESRLLLLMARASAVTSAAREDAIRAFAQMSKSQFIEVLKATVGFVTPEPSYRTPIPLCLIRGSADETGNIATAMPRWAAAEGITEHVVPEAGHLVSQDAPEAVTAIIERFVSALPRA
- a CDS encoding TIGR02587 family membrane protein; protein product: MESLREYGRGIAGGLLFSLPLLYTMEVWWAGFIARPVHLLFYLLGTFVLLLGYNRYGGFRRDVNWSEVFADSVEELGLGLLVSTAVLFLIGRLTADSSWPEVVGMVTVEAGTVAIGISVGSAQFGGGGGGGDEGGKEGDEAKERDAADHVPGQLVIGFCGAVLFAANVAPTEEIVMIAVELTPVRLLGTALLSLLLGGLILYQLDFTGAHRFTRHRRLGDVLMGTVITYALALASGALVLWFFGRFDGNGLSICVAQVVVLGFAGTLGASAGRLLIQS